One part of the Astatotilapia calliptera chromosome 9, fAstCal1.2, whole genome shotgun sequence genome encodes these proteins:
- the eloca gene encoding elongin C paralog a: MDGEERTYGGCEGPDAMYVKLISSDGHEFIVKREHALTSGTIKAMLSGPGQFAENETNEVNFREIPSHVLSKVCMYFTYKVRYTNSSTEIPEFPIAPEIALELLMAANFLDC; encoded by the exons ATGG ATGGTGAAGAGAGAACCTATGGTGGCTGCGAAGGGCCAGATGCCATGTATGTGAAGCTGATCTCGTCAGATGGCCacgagttcattgtgaaacgaGAACATGCCTTGACATCTGGGACTATCAAAGCCATGTTAAGCGGGCCAG GACAATTTGCTGAGAATGAAACCAACGAAGTGAATTTCAGAGAGATTCCATCTCATGTCCTCTCCAAGGTCTGCATGTATTTCACCTACAAGGTCCGTTACACCAACAGCTCCACAGAAATACCCGAATTCCCCATCGCGCCGGAGATCGCACTGGAACTACTCATGGCTGCTAACTTTTTGGATTGCTAA
- the ube2wb gene encoding putative ubiquitin-conjugating enzyme E2 W-B, with protein sequence MASMQKRLQKELLALQNDPPPGMTLNEKSVQNTITQWIVDMEGAPGTLYEGEKFQLLFKFSSRYPFDSPQVMFTGENIPVHPHVYSNGHICLSILTEDWSPALSVQSVCLSIISMLSSCKEKRRPPDNSFYVRTCNKNPKKTKWWYHDDTC encoded by the exons ATGGCGTCGATGCAG AAAAGGCTACAAAAGGAATTATTAGCCTTGCAAAACGATCCACCCCCAGGAATGACGCTCAATGAAAAAAGTGTACAGAACACCATTACACA gtGGATTGTAGATATGGAGGGAGCACCTGGCACACTGTATGAAGGAGAGaaatttcagctgcttttcaAATTTAGTAGTCGATATCCTTTTGATTCACCTCAG GTAATGTTCACAGGAGAGAATATACCTGTCCACCCGCATGTGTATAGCAACGGTCACATCTGTCTATCTATCCTAACGGAAGACTGGTCGCCAGCGCTCTCGGTGCAATCAGTTTGTCTTAGCATTATCAGCATGTTGTCAAGCTGCAAAGAAAAG agACGACCGCCCGATAACTCATTTTATGTAAGAACAtgtaacaaaaacccaaagaaaacaaaatggtgGTATCAcg ATGATACATGCTAA